A DNA window from Actinomadura coerulea contains the following coding sequences:
- a CDS encoding DUF6668 family protein has product MVRATESHAPQRGGTGPVALPSTPGASAYQVQQSRPQHEGYAAQAVIPAEQGPVPRSALGLVSYNGRAPGIWLSSCHGGAGSSTLAALIPNSVSAGRYWPTPAPPGQSQVLLVARSHAAGLCAAQAAVAQWAAGVLPGVQLIGLAVVADAPGKRPKPLADLMRLIAGGVPRLWDLPWVEAFRLGDPPDKVRLPPAYARLVRDVGGPAPA; this is encoded by the coding sequence GTGGTGCGGGCGACAGAGAGCCATGCCCCGCAGCGCGGGGGGACCGGCCCCGTGGCTCTGCCGAGCACGCCGGGCGCGTCGGCGTATCAAGTTCAGCAGAGCCGACCTCAGCATGAGGGGTATGCTGCGCAGGCGGTCATACCAGCAGAACAAGGACCGGTGCCGAGGAGTGCGCTCGGACTGGTCAGCTACAACGGACGAGCTCCAGGGATCTGGCTCTCCTCCTGTCACGGGGGAGCCGGCTCCTCCACACTCGCCGCGCTCATCCCCAACAGTGTGAGCGCGGGACGCTACTGGCCGACGCCTGCACCCCCTGGGCAGTCCCAGGTGCTCCTGGTCGCCAGGAGCCACGCCGCGGGGCTGTGCGCCGCCCAGGCGGCCGTGGCGCAGTGGGCCGCGGGAGTCCTCCCGGGCGTCCAACTGATCGGTCTGGCCGTGGTGGCCGACGCTCCCGGAAAGCGTCCGAAACCGCTGGCGGACCTCATGCGTTTGATCGCCGGCGGCGTTCCGCGACTCTGGGACCTGCCGTGGGTCGAGGCCTTCCGTCTCGGCGACCCTCCGGACAAGGTGAGGCTTCCCCCCGCCTACGCGCGTCTGGTCCGCGATGTGGGCGGTCCGGCCCCCGCCTGA
- a CDS encoding lytic transglycosylase domain-containing protein — protein MAARPSGQGGRSGDATADLGGPHHQPFRERSPMVTFSLGKLIFRTGCLGSLAISALLVAAMFVAVQNVLAPGVTFACGPANPNGPELLSPAPKPSRTGGPTVAPVVYRRAQAGGSPDSGAVQNVQNVQNVQNVRNVAAAAKAPTDSIPANYVQLYKAAGPKYGIPWYVLAGIGKVETDHGRSRLPGVSSGENFAGAGGPMQFLQSTFNAYAVDGNNDGRKSRYDPADAIFSAANYLHASGAPGDTRKAIFAYNHSTDYVNLVLSWAQRYAGGKFSLGGQNNAGASCTSFGNGGNWKPGSTCPAGTGFVEGHITRRTACVRDQIKTLFGVPRGIGCYRANGGIPGGGEHPLGRACDFMISSGAPNAREVQLGYDIANWSKANAGRLGIQYIIYRQHIWSPARAGEGWRQMGDRGSLTANHYDHVHISVLGDTRAA, from the coding sequence GTGGCGGCCCGGCCTTCCGGCCAAGGCGGAAGGAGCGGCGACGCCACCGCCGATCTGGGAGGGCCACATCATCAACCGTTCCGGGAACGATCCCCGATGGTGACCTTCAGCCTGGGCAAGTTGATCTTCAGGACGGGCTGCCTCGGGTCGCTCGCGATCTCAGCGCTCCTGGTCGCGGCGATGTTCGTGGCCGTCCAGAACGTCCTCGCGCCCGGCGTCACCTTCGCGTGCGGGCCGGCGAATCCGAACGGTCCCGAACTGCTGAGCCCGGCGCCGAAGCCGAGCCGGACCGGCGGCCCGACCGTGGCGCCGGTGGTCTACCGCCGTGCTCAGGCCGGAGGATCCCCCGACTCCGGAGCCGTGCAGAACGTGCAGAACGTGCAGAACGTGCAGAACGTGCGGAACGTCGCCGCGGCGGCCAAGGCCCCCACGGACAGCATTCCCGCCAACTACGTCCAGCTGTACAAGGCCGCGGGACCGAAGTACGGCATTCCGTGGTACGTGCTCGCCGGGATCGGAAAGGTGGAGACCGACCATGGACGGTCCAGACTTCCGGGCGTTTCCTCAGGGGAGAACTTCGCCGGTGCGGGCGGCCCCATGCAGTTCCTGCAAAGCACCTTCAACGCTTATGCGGTCGACGGCAACAACGACGGGCGAAAGAGCCGCTACGACCCGGCGGATGCGATTTTCAGCGCCGCGAACTACCTGCACGCAAGCGGCGCGCCCGGCGACACCAGAAAGGCGATCTTCGCCTACAACCATTCCACGGACTATGTGAACCTGGTGCTGTCCTGGGCCCAGCGCTACGCGGGCGGCAAGTTCTCCCTCGGCGGCCAGAACAATGCCGGAGCGTCATGCACCTCGTTCGGCAACGGCGGCAACTGGAAGCCGGGATCGACCTGCCCCGCCGGCACGGGCTTCGTCGAAGGCCACATCACGAGGCGGACGGCCTGCGTCCGCGACCAGATCAAGACCCTGTTCGGCGTCCCCCGCGGGATCGGCTGCTACCGCGCCAACGGCGGGATCCCCGGCGGCGGCGAACACCCTCTCGGCCGCGCCTGCGACTTCATGATCAGCTCAGGCGCGCCGAACGCCCGCGAAGTCCAGCTCGGCTACGACATCGCCAACTGGAGCAAGGCCAACGCCGGGCGCCTCGGCATCCAGTACATCATCTACCGCCAGCACATCTGGAGCCCCGCCAGGGCCGGCGAGGGCTGGCGGCAGATGGGGGACCGCGGCAGCCTGACGGCGAACCACTACGACCACGTCCACATCTCCGTGCTGGGCGACACACGTGCCGCCTGA
- a CDS encoding type IV secretory system conjugative DNA transfer family protein produces the protein MRITYNLLRHPNDPRGAWPPAAAAALGSAPVFFGLLAVLLLAMALGAYILIRLLLNWRRHRTWRRLRLGFASGWEVRKLLSARTVQSKAAQVRPSTQNVPARSVKPEDVGFYIGRDIRSRRKLYASLEDTAIILAAPRQGKDVHFVTPFTIDAPGPCIVTSSRRETFINTAMVRSQFGEVYVFDPYNWTGWPNRMRWSPLQGCEDPNVCAVRSGTLVQSSGFDLGHEGGKLLSGIVTIIRCLLHAGAIGRLNFREVMRWVYEANGEEALEILRQGEREGRVAPGYPGQLEFNMRNQDLWAGVIQVMSCFSQPEVLEDCTPDPGEEFDFRKFLQGRNTLYFVAKKQSDWGGIAPIVTTIIEQYFRSARGTAMKNPSGRLDPPLTFELNQVADICPLGGLATYMGESGGYSISVHVYLTSLAEARKVWGTDGAASLWDNATVKIISGGSGTVKDLSDLADLVGKHEGKHILSPEELRTMPFGRAAVVAGTARPVEMWLTPWWKRGDRDAIARGKAAAEAMIQKMHAGQPTVTATAHEAAAPGDEGGDGSVVVW, from the coding sequence TTGCGCATCACCTATAACCTCCTGCGCCATCCGAACGATCCGCGCGGTGCGTGGCCGCCCGCGGCCGCGGCCGCCCTGGGGTCGGCCCCCGTCTTCTTCGGCCTGCTCGCCGTGCTGCTCCTGGCGATGGCCCTGGGCGCCTACATCCTGATCCGACTCCTGCTGAACTGGCGGCGCCACCGGACGTGGCGCCGGCTGCGGCTGGGGTTCGCCTCCGGCTGGGAGGTCCGCAAGCTGCTGAGCGCCCGGACCGTCCAGAGCAAGGCCGCCCAGGTCCGGCCGTCCACGCAGAACGTTCCCGCGCGCTCGGTGAAGCCCGAGGATGTCGGGTTCTACATCGGGAGGGACATCAGGTCCCGCCGGAAGCTGTACGCGTCCCTGGAGGACACCGCGATCATCCTCGCGGCGCCGCGGCAGGGGAAGGACGTGCACTTCGTCACGCCGTTCACCATCGACGCGCCCGGCCCCTGCATCGTCACGTCCAGCCGCCGGGAGACGTTCATCAACACGGCCATGGTGCGGTCGCAGTTCGGCGAGGTGTACGTCTTCGACCCGTACAACTGGACCGGCTGGCCGAACCGGATGCGCTGGTCGCCGCTGCAGGGCTGCGAGGACCCGAACGTGTGCGCGGTCCGGTCGGGGACGCTCGTCCAGTCGAGCGGTTTCGACCTCGGGCATGAAGGCGGCAAGCTGCTCAGCGGCATTGTCACCATCATCCGCTGCCTGCTGCACGCCGGTGCGATCGGCAGGCTCAACTTCCGCGAGGTGATGCGCTGGGTCTACGAGGCCAACGGGGAGGAGGCGCTGGAGATCCTGCGCCAGGGCGAGCGCGAGGGGCGGGTCGCCCCCGGCTACCCGGGGCAGCTCGAGTTCAACATGCGGAACCAGGACCTGTGGGCCGGAGTGATCCAGGTCATGTCGTGCTTCTCGCAGCCCGAGGTGCTGGAGGACTGCACGCCGGACCCCGGGGAGGAGTTCGACTTCAGGAAGTTCCTCCAGGGCCGGAACACCCTGTACTTCGTCGCCAAGAAGCAGAGCGACTGGGGAGGCATCGCCCCCATCGTCACGACCATCATCGAGCAGTACTTCCGCAGCGCGCGGGGCACGGCGATGAAGAATCCGAGCGGACGCCTCGACCCGCCGCTGACGTTCGAACTGAACCAGGTGGCCGACATCTGCCCCCTCGGCGGCCTGGCCACCTACATGGGCGAGTCCGGCGGCTACTCGATCAGCGTGCACGTCTACCTGACGTCGCTGGCGGAGGCCCGCAAGGTGTGGGGCACGGACGGTGCCGCGTCCCTGTGGGACAACGCCACAGTCAAGATCATTTCGGGCGGCTCCGGCACGGTCAAGGACCTCTCCGACCTCGCCGACCTCGTGGGCAAGCACGAGGGGAAGCACATCCTCAGCCCCGAGGAGCTGCGGACCATGCCCTTCGGCCGCGCCGCCGTCGTCGCCGGCACCGCCCGTCCCGTCGAGATGTGGCTCACTCCCTGGTGGAAGCGCGGCGACCGGGACGCCATCGCCAGGGGCAAGGCGGCGGCCGAGGCGATGATCCAGAAAATGCACGCCGGTCAGCCGACCGTGACCGCCACGGCCCACGAGGCGGCCGCGCCGGGCGACGAGGGAGGGGACGGATCGGTCGTCGTCTGGTGA